A genomic window from Synechococcus sp. UW179A includes:
- a CDS encoding peptidase domain-containing ABC transporter: MINFIINRLKRTHVPLVLQYEMVECGAASLSMIMRYFRKYVSLSELRYQCGVSRDGSNMLNIKKAAMHYGLEVKAQRPTAKDILEGKIQFPCLAWWNYNHFLVFESTNGKVVRIADPAGGKYSVKFSQIEESFSGLLLQFNKTTNFKRSGQPEREIIRFIAVLFQYKTTIFLLLLIATALLVTSLAAPGLSGAFVQTFLGNQRYEIGLPILWLSIFIVLLAGCLTAVELTIVRRMALAIQRRFAVEISFKLLSVDYSFFTSRFIGDIANRLNLSENISNTVINQFLIFLLGVGGALLLIPFLALISWQLTLVSLFYIGISIVLAGIATQMMVDSNRSIQVEMGKVSGITVRMLNDTRTIKASGLEQNYLSLYQKYYTPILRKSQEVQETMNGFDFLTNLVESIYNYGTIAFSGYLVMTGSMNLAGFMAFQVLRSEITGPLLGLSTIIDQLQQAEAELGRLQDLRLVNDDTKMRSLDDEKLYFGPSIINVNEEHQLNDSENVLIQTIPKSIRVSHLTQSFSPLSQNVLQDLNFEIGAGELFSIVGPSGSGKSTLIKNLVGLYTPTEGQILYDGFDWLAIEDGSIRKSFAYVSQEQSIFRGTIYDNLTLYDDQLDLDEVREIAKLACFDEVVMELPQGYSTILGNQGIGLSGGELQRLEITRALLKNSEMIFLDEATSALDISTEKRVITNIKSLNKTIISVAHRLLIAKLSDQVIVLDGGEIKELGHPSTLMSKEQSLFKSLVEAERS; encoded by the coding sequence ATGATAAACTTTATCATCAATAGACTGAAGAGAACTCATGTACCGTTAGTACTTCAATATGAAATGGTTGAATGCGGTGCAGCATCATTATCGATGATAATGAGATACTTTAGAAAATATGTTTCGTTGTCAGAGCTGCGATACCAGTGTGGAGTAAGCCGTGATGGAAGCAACATGCTCAATATAAAAAAAGCAGCGATGCATTATGGATTGGAAGTTAAAGCTCAGAGACCTACGGCTAAAGATATCTTGGAAGGGAAGATACAATTTCCATGCTTAGCCTGGTGGAATTACAACCACTTTTTGGTCTTTGAATCGACCAATGGCAAAGTTGTTCGTATTGCCGACCCTGCAGGTGGAAAATATAGTGTTAAATTCTCGCAAATTGAAGAAAGTTTTTCAGGGCTACTTCTTCAATTTAATAAGACAACTAACTTTAAAAGATCAGGTCAGCCTGAGCGTGAAATTATCAGATTTATTGCAGTTTTATTTCAATACAAGACCACCATTTTCCTACTACTTCTTATTGCAACCGCACTACTGGTTACATCACTGGCTGCGCCAGGTTTGTCTGGTGCATTCGTACAGACATTTTTAGGGAATCAGCGTTATGAAATTGGATTACCTATCCTCTGGCTTTCAATCTTTATTGTACTTTTGGCTGGATGCCTAACAGCTGTAGAGCTAACAATTGTGAGGCGAATGGCATTGGCTATTCAAAGACGCTTCGCAGTAGAAATATCGTTTAAACTTCTTTCAGTAGACTACAGCTTTTTTACAAGTCGATTTATTGGAGATATTGCAAACAGACTTAACCTTTCGGAAAATATTTCAAATACTGTCATTAATCAGTTTTTGATTTTTCTCCTTGGAGTTGGTGGAGCGCTTTTATTGATTCCATTTTTGGCCTTAATTTCATGGCAATTAACACTGGTCTCTCTATTTTACATCGGAATAAGCATCGTATTAGCAGGTATTGCGACGCAAATGATGGTTGATTCAAATCGTTCAATTCAAGTAGAAATGGGTAAGGTGAGTGGAATTACAGTTCGAATGTTGAACGACACTCGTACAATCAAAGCATCTGGGTTAGAGCAGAATTATCTATCATTATACCAAAAATATTACACCCCGATTCTTAGAAAATCGCAAGAAGTGCAAGAAACAATGAATGGATTTGATTTTCTAACAAATCTAGTTGAATCAATCTATAACTATGGAACTATTGCATTCTCAGGTTATCTAGTCATGACAGGGTCAATGAATTTGGCTGGTTTCATGGCTTTTCAAGTTCTTCGATCAGAAATCACGGGTCCCTTGCTGGGTCTCTCAACGATTATTGATCAATTGCAACAGGCTGAAGCTGAACTTGGCAGGCTTCAGGATTTACGTTTGGTTAACGATGACACTAAAATGAGATCTCTTGACGATGAAAAGCTATATTTTGGCCCATCTATTATCAATGTGAATGAAGAACACCAACTAAACGACAGTGAAAATGTATTAATACAAACTATTCCTAAAAGCATTCGTGTAAGCCATTTAACTCAGAGCTTTTCACCACTTTCACAGAATGTTTTACAAGATCTCAACTTTGAAATTGGTGCTGGGGAGCTTTTCAGCATTGTCGGACCAAGCGGTTCAGGCAAATCAACATTGATTAAAAATCTGGTGGGTCTCTATACGCCTACAGAAGGACAAATCCTTTACGACGGCTTTGATTGGTTGGCGATTGAAGATGGATCGATTCGCAAGTCTTTTGCTTATGTCTCACAAGAGCAAAGCATTTTTAGGGGAACTATCTATGATAATTTAACACTTTATGATGATCAGCTCGATCTCGACGAGGTTCGTGAGATTGCTAAATTAGCATGTTTCGACGAAGTTGTAATGGAATTGCCCCAGGGATATTCCACAATTCTTGGAAACCAAGGCATCGGGCTTAGTGGAGGTGAATTACAACGTCTAGAAATAACCAGAGCATTATTAAAAAATTCAGAGATGATCTTCCTCGATGAGGCAACAAGTGCTCTTGATATATCTACAGAGAAGCGAGTCATCACAAACATCAAATCGCTGAATAAGACAATTATTTCAGTTGCTCACAGACTTTTGATTGCAAAACTAAGTGATCAGGTAATTGTCCTTGACGGTGGAGAAATAAAGGAGTTAGGACATCCTTCTACTCTGATGTCAAAAGAACAATCATTGTTCAAGTCGCTTGTAGAAGCTGAGAGATCATGA
- a CDS encoding peptidase domain-containing ABC transporter, which produces MKRNQESKSLLRKGSRTIRSLLTLDIATSIGGKINDEPSDDFERENLINKLRDLSGLDSKIPVRLRGSLEDLLTSNGFYFRLSSINQNQSKFEQIPIVCIREDDSTAVVVYSKGSNTYAYSALDNTNIPFDRSANILSKPAYEIYPVFPESLDTFWKLIQFSFPAVRPDLTKALILSILVTAFALFAPFITARVVGEVVPSGNIQWIISTFIISILIALYSSSLRWLQSFYLLRFNQKLNLRIQIPLYNRILSYPVYFLDQYKTGDLSSRAMSVNNILSSLSSSALSSVIGLISLVGFVGMMLFYDVYLSIPALAFILLVAIIQTILFRRQLKYERELVERKADFFDESLQSINNIAQIRTNGKEGTILSRWSRYIFLISSLSFKVSVFSNYNQIISRFLNNFGLSLLYGVLIYRLLSAKDISEVVLSTSTFIIFQSAFSNFTAKFIELVGLFNNILGRSLVDFERAIPLIRQGPEPGLNSQLERIELKGLIEFKNVYFAYPNTDRYVLSNASFKLYPGKFNVIFGPSGCGKSTIVSIILGFYPIQSGSVFIDGREINELDIKHLRSQIGTVLQSTALSVSSIRDALTSGLLSPDEIIWKTLKLVNLESEIQSLPMKLETILSEGATNISGGQRQRLSIARALLRQPSMLIEDESTSALDSYSQKIIIDNLKELGVTRIVIAHRLTAIRDCDHIIILNDGSVEYSGSFEESLHTSSYLSKIINDNEGD; this is translated from the coding sequence ATGAAAAGAAATCAAGAATCCAAATCTTTACTAAGGAAAGGATCAAGAACAATACGCTCTCTTCTAACACTTGATATAGCAACATCAATCGGAGGAAAGATCAATGACGAACCAAGTGATGATTTTGAACGTGAAAACTTAATCAACAAATTGCGTGATTTAAGTGGGTTGGATTCCAAAATACCTGTCCGGTTGAGAGGTAGTCTTGAAGACTTATTAACGTCAAATGGGTTCTATTTCAGACTATCGTCAATCAATCAAAATCAATCAAAATTTGAACAAATTCCTATCGTTTGTATTCGCGAAGATGATTCGACAGCCGTAGTGGTCTATTCAAAGGGATCAAATACATATGCATATAGTGCGCTAGACAATACTAATATCCCATTCGATCGCTCAGCTAATATATTATCTAAACCAGCCTATGAAATCTACCCTGTATTCCCTGAATCACTAGATACATTTTGGAAGTTAATTCAGTTTTCATTTCCAGCAGTTCGTCCAGACTTAACTAAAGCATTAATATTATCAATCTTGGTAACAGCTTTCGCTTTATTTGCACCATTTATCACGGCTCGCGTTGTTGGCGAGGTTGTCCCTAGTGGAAATATCCAATGGATCATCTCAACTTTCATTATTTCAATACTGATCGCTTTGTACTCATCTTCACTTAGATGGCTCCAATCATTCTACTTGTTAAGATTCAATCAAAAATTAAATCTTAGAATCCAAATCCCCCTCTACAACAGAATCCTCTCATATCCAGTTTATTTTCTTGATCAATACAAAACAGGAGATCTCTCATCAAGAGCGATGTCAGTTAACAATATTCTTAGTTCGCTCTCTTCATCAGCTCTTTCGTCTGTCATCGGCTTGATATCGCTTGTTGGGTTTGTCGGAATGATGCTTTTTTATGATGTTTATCTCAGCATTCCAGCTCTAGCATTCATACTATTAGTAGCAATTATACAAACGATACTGTTTCGAAGACAACTAAAGTATGAACGTGAACTCGTAGAACGTAAGGCCGACTTTTTTGATGAATCACTTCAGTCAATCAACAACATTGCACAAATTCGTACCAACGGCAAAGAAGGAACAATTCTAAGTAGGTGGTCAAGATATATTTTCCTGATCTCATCGCTAAGCTTTAAAGTAAGCGTCTTTTCTAATTATAATCAAATCATTTCACGCTTTTTGAACAATTTTGGTCTATCGCTTCTCTATGGCGTACTTATTTATCGTTTACTTAGTGCTAAGGATATTAGTGAAGTCGTGCTAAGCACGTCAACATTTATCATCTTCCAAAGTGCATTTTCTAATTTCACTGCCAAATTCATTGAACTTGTTGGATTGTTTAATAACATCTTAGGTAGATCCCTCGTTGATTTCGAACGGGCCATACCTTTGATTCGCCAAGGCCCTGAGCCAGGATTAAATTCTCAACTAGAGCGTATTGAACTTAAAGGATTGATTGAATTCAAGAATGTTTATTTTGCCTATCCAAATACAGACCGATACGTTCTTTCAAATGCGTCATTTAAACTTTATCCTGGCAAGTTTAATGTTATTTTTGGCCCTAGTGGTTGCGGAAAATCAACCATAGTTTCAATAATACTGGGTTTTTATCCTATCCAAAGTGGTAGTGTTTTTATTGACGGTCGTGAAATTAATGAGCTTGACATTAAACACCTTAGGTCTCAGATCGGAACAGTCTTGCAATCCACGGCTTTGTCTGTGTCTTCTATTAGAGATGCGCTAACTTCGGGATTATTATCGCCAGACGAGATAATATGGAAGACCCTTAAACTGGTTAATCTTGAAAGTGAAATACAATCCTTACCGATGAAGTTAGAAACCATATTATCTGAAGGTGCTACCAATATCTCTGGCGGACAGCGACAGCGATTGAGTATCGCGCGTGCGCTTTTGCGACAACCATCAATGTTGATTGAAGATGAATCAACTTCTGCATTAGATAGTTATTCTCAGAAAATAATCATCGATAACCTTAAAGAACTTGGGGTGACGCGTATTGTGATTGCCCATCGACTGACCGCTATTCGTGATTGTGATCACATCATCATTCTCAATGATGGAAGCGTTGAGTATTCAGGATCATTTGAAGAGTCTTTACACACCTCATCATATCTTTCGAAAATTATTAATGACAATGAGGGAGATTAA
- a CDS encoding TolC family protein: MLFPTLFYPAKAQKINIDAFHPAEMPVGHYTKEIRAIDNQQLLKIVEAFKAASTNPNQSINLSLDQCISLAFANNPSLKSQIESLKSTRDTFIARSRSWNPTALIRGSSNGNNENRNSVNQVNSLNSKSPSLSRTNSTSSRNSYPQSITGELSWKFLDFSRQPTIDAAASAYSAQRYAFYNASRTLVFQIQETYYQLIAQQELIKSFETIAESLKSTVLFTDSRFEAGLAHLGDVGQVHAQYYSTLSDLTSYIERYYQLSSQLARLVSLPGEPLILAEGENQFAGEWIFGLEESIDLAQLNNDRVLSSLELSKRYNFEGIAERNRTLPSFSLSSTANLSSTSSDSYAFNTTSVSGSSNSSSDSRETSNSFSFGSNTSYDVSAGIGFTWNFYQGGVNNATASALFSRSKSEEFNVEDIRDQLIENVRASINALRSNRIRFMTSDAAVESAKISYIASIARLNAGFSDVTTINQLVRLYQNSIQAEIIAIQDYNIRLATLYRDTAIWPQEAEGLAVELLEATGLTR, translated from the coding sequence ATGCTCTTCCCAACACTATTTTATCCTGCGAAAGCGCAAAAAATCAATATCGATGCTTTTCATCCCGCTGAAATGCCTGTTGGTCACTATACAAAAGAGATAAGGGCTATTGATAACCAGCAACTCCTTAAGATTGTCGAAGCCTTTAAAGCTGCATCCACTAATCCCAATCAATCAATAAACCTTAGCTTAGATCAATGTATATCTCTTGCCTTTGCTAACAATCCCAGTTTAAAATCTCAAATAGAATCTTTGAAATCAACACGTGATACGTTCATTGCACGGTCTCGTTCTTGGAATCCAACTGCCCTAATAAGAGGTAGTTCAAATGGAAACAATGAGAATAGAAATAGCGTCAACCAAGTAAATAGTCTCAACTCTAAGTCACCTTCACTTTCACGGACGAATTCAACATCCTCTCGCAACAGTTATCCTCAAAGCATAACAGGTGAGCTGAGTTGGAAATTTCTTGATTTCAGTCGGCAACCCACAATCGATGCAGCAGCTTCCGCGTACAGTGCACAGAGATACGCCTTTTATAACGCTTCTCGAACACTTGTTTTTCAAATTCAGGAAACGTACTATCAACTCATCGCTCAGCAAGAACTGATCAAGTCGTTTGAAACCATTGCTGAATCATTAAAAAGCACCGTGCTTTTTACAGATTCTCGTTTCGAAGCTGGTCTCGCACATCTAGGGGATGTAGGTCAAGTCCATGCTCAATATTACAGTACTTTGTCAGATTTAACGTCATATATTGAACGTTACTATCAGTTATCAAGCCAACTAGCGAGACTTGTTTCTTTGCCTGGTGAACCCCTAATTTTGGCAGAAGGAGAAAATCAATTTGCTGGTGAATGGATCTTTGGATTAGAAGAATCGATTGACTTAGCTCAATTGAATAATGATCGAGTTTTAAGCTCTTTAGAGCTTTCCAAAAGATATAATTTTGAAGGAATTGCTGAACGCAACAGAACTCTGCCCAGTTTTTCTCTAAGCTCTACAGCCAATCTATCTAGCACCTCATCAGATAGTTACGCTTTTAATACGACTTCAGTGTCAGGATCTTCAAATTCAAGCAGCGATTCACGTGAAACATCAAACAGCTTCTCTTTTGGGAGTAATACTAGTTATGATGTCTCCGCAGGTATTGGATTCACTTGGAATTTTTATCAGGGCGGCGTCAATAATGCCACGGCTAGCGCTCTATTCTCGCGATCAAAATCTGAAGAATTTAATGTGGAAGATATTCGTGATCAACTCATTGAAAATGTGAGGGCAAGCATCAATGCTCTGAGGTCCAATCGGATACGATTCATGACTTCTGATGCAGCGGTTGAGTCTGCGAAAATAAGCTATATCGCTTCAATTGCACGATTGAATGCTGGTTTTTCGGATGTAACAACCATCAATCAACTTGTTAGATTATACCAAAATTCTATTCAGGCTGAAATCATAGCCATACAAGATTACAACATACGGCTTGCCACTCTGTATCGCGATACTGCCATTTGGCCTCAGGAAGCAGAAGGACTTGCGGTTGAATTGCTAGAAGCGACAGGATTAACACGCTGA